From the genome of Pseudanabaena sp. PCC 7367:
CGAATGGATTTGAGCTTCCCTGCGCAATTGCATTCTAAAAGATTCTAAAAACCGACAAGGTATTACCAAATATAGCTTGTGGCGATCGTTTAACTTTCTTTGCGGTGCTAGAATGAGGGCAAATTAACCTTCTTGTTCTAGGAGAGAAAAGAATAATGACCATTGCCGATGGACTCTTCGACCGCAAGGATGCACTGCTGAGTAAAATTGATGGCAGTAGCGATCCTGCTTTTGTTAACAACCTGGCTCAGATCGCTACGGTTTTTAATGCGCCCCTACCCGCTCAAATGATTGATATTATTGGGGCTGAGAATTCTGCTGCCTTTACCTTGCCCGCTCGCCTCAACTTTGCCCATATCGGCACTACTACCATCGCATCGCGTACCTTGAAACTGCAATATACCTCAGACAATGGCAGCAATTGGTATGACACAGGGATTGAGGTAACCGCCAATACCAATAATCCTACCCGCCTCACCGCCGATGATCTGGCGCGATTGGCTCCTTTGTGTGGGCGCAAAGACTTCTTTCGGCTTAATTTGGATATGAACGATTCGATTACTACGATTTGGTATAGCAGCAATTAGGGCTGCCGTCAGATCGCTTGAATTTGGCATAACTTTTTAGTTGTTCCTGTTTGTTCAATTTTTTATTCAATTCTGCTTACCTAGTTTCAGGAGTATTAATCATGGCTTTATCCAGTCAGCAAATTCTTAGTTTGATTGAAAATGCCGATTTTGTGCGCAAGTTGGCGGTGAATGGGTTTGCGATCGCGGGGCTAATTATTGGCGAGGCGGCCAGCACGATCGGCCGCGATGAACGACATAACTACGCGATTCAGTTAATCAATCAAGACCCCTTGGATCATAAAAATCGCTTTTGGCGTGCCTATGCGGCCACGGTTTTGAGCATTGATACCAGCCTCAGTGAGAGTAGTGATGATGCAGCTTTGCAAACCGCGATCACCAATAGTTGGAACGATCTGGCCGGAGTTAAGAACTAGTGGATTGTCAGCTTTCAATTTGTGGGTAAAGTCGCTTAAGGCGAATACGAGCATCTGCAGTTGTGAATTGCCAATCTACCGACTTCTGCAAATGATTACGCTCAATGAACCAAGCTGATGTTTCTTGTTCAAGAGTTTCTCGATCTGGGATCCGTCGATCCAGACATTGTCGGGTTAGTGCAGACAGCTCGATTTCGGCAATATTTAGCCAACTTCCATGTTTGGGCGTATGGTGAATTTCTAGCCGTTCGACCAACCGACGCGCAGTGGACGGAGCAAAGGCCTGATAGAGCGAGGCAAGTTTGTGAATGTTCAAATTGTCACATACCAAAATGACAGTCTCGCAATCGGCGTAGTCTTGTTCAAGTAAGCGTTGAATTTCGATCGCCCAATCAACTGAGGTTCTGCGTTCACTCACAACTGCTTTACGCCAACCGGCCAAAGGTTCTGTAAACAAGAAAATATTAGCGGTGCCATTGCGCTCATATTCATAATCTACCAACTCTGGTTGTCCTGATTTAGCCGGCAATGGAATGCGTGTTTGTTTAACCAATTGCACCGGTTTTTCATCCATGCAAATTACCGGATGCTTAGAATCATAGGGTTGGTGATAAATCTCTAGTACATCTTCCATATGAGCAACAAAATCGGCATTTTGCTCAGGTGGAATCACATACTGTTGACGTAGATGTGGTTTCAGTTCGTTTTTTTCAGCACTTGTCGCACGGTCTCGTGACAAATAGCTGGTACAATTTCTAACTCCACCGCTTTATCAGCAAGCAATCGCAATGTCCAGCGAGCATGACCAGCAGGTGGTTCGCTACAACGTAAGGCTATTAGCTTTGCCTCCGACTCTCCATCACATACGTGTGGTCGTGGCGCACTTTGGCGAGGTTTGCGTGCCAAGGCCGACTCTAAACCTCCTTCAATCAATCGTTGACGCAGGTTGGCTACTGTATTGCGATGGCAACTAAAGGTGGCGGCGGCTTCCGCATCTGTCCAGTTCTGGCCATTTATATCGATATTTAACAGAATGTTGGCATGTTTGATTTTATAGGCGGCGGCCTTACCAGTAGACACAAGATTTTGCAGCTCTTCGCGCTCTTCCTTGCTCAAACGGACGATATAGCGTTTAGGCATAATATACTGCTCGGATAACATAGGTATAGTTTATCCATCTTTCCCTTAACTCACAAACCCAAGATTGACAGAACACTAGGTAGGGATATAAAAAGATCTAAAGGTGATCTGGGGCGCTGGAAATGACCTGCATTCAGCGATCTGGATTGGGAGCTTTGATATTAGGGCGAGTTTGGCGTTGCTAAACAAATTGCTCATACCATCAGGGATATGGGTGATGAGGTCAATCGGTTGGTTAGGCAAGCTGTACCTCTGATCCTAAGAGTATTTGGAATAGATCACTTTGTAGCGCGGTTTAAAGCGGATCGTCAGGGTCATTTCATGATCATCAGCGGTTTTAATATAGACATTGAGGCCGGATTTATCCCGGTGCTGATAGACAGAGCCAATTTCATGCCAGGTGTCTTTGCCTTCTGATGCTGCCACATCATAGACCGAGCCGATCGGACGGCGAAATGTACGTTTTTCATTCATCCTTTAGCCATGTCGCATTTATCAACAAAATGCAAGCTTGGGCTTTATCTAAATGCTGGCGCTGGTGAACTGAGCCCAAATCCTAAAAAAAACAAAATCAAATATTTTTAAACTTTGTGGTGGTTGTCCACGCTCCGGCGTGGATCACTACAGGTATATAGATTTATAGGTTCTATATATAGGGGCTGATTGGAAAACCCCAGTGAGTAACGAATTGAGGTAAGAGGGCGTAAGTGTTTCACCGTAACGAGCGTAAGTCTTTCACCCTGGATAATTCGGTAAGTGCTTCTTTTTCTTGCTCTCTTATGGTGTAAGCGTTTCACCGTGGATAACTCGTTTTACACACATGGATATGTGGATAAATACAGGTGTAAGTATTTCACCATGGAGGGTTGAAGCAATGAAAAGTTCATTCCGGCTAGCGTTTGGCTGGATTTGGTCTAACTGAGGGGGTGCTGGGCACGATCACCAGACCTTTGCTGGTATTGTTCTCGATCACTTCATTGAATTGCAGCGCTGGATAGACGGTTTGTACTTTGTGCAGGCTGTTTTTGATTTCGACTTTGAATTGACGTGAGTTACCAAAGTCGCCACCTAGCTGCATTTGTAGGGCGGGCCAGGGGATATATTGCTCTTTCTTTTTCTGGCTGGCAATATAGGTTTTGTAGGTGGCCCAGGCATATAAATCCAAGGCTAATGGCGATCGCTTAATTGCCTTCAAGATACGCAGATCTAGTGGAATGGGTGCAGCGAGGATTGCTTCATAGAATTTTTCGCCCAGTTCAATCTTGCTATCGAATAGGGTTTGCTGGTCGGGTTGTTTGGGGTTCCACCAGATGTCGCCGCTATCGGCGATGTCCATGTTCACCCAGCTTTTGCCTTCAGCTAGCGGATTACTGTGGCGATAGTCAAAGCTGATTTTGGCTCGAAACAATCGCTCCATTTGATTGATCAGGCGTTTGCGATCGCTGCGTTTGCCGCCGCCGGTGTTGGGGCTAAGGCCTACTTTGCGTAGGAAATCATTGCAGCTGTCACCGAGCTTGAGGGTGCGTTGTTTGGTGCGTAATACTTCGGTGTTGATCCAGAACAGCAATAGGCGCGGGATGCTGCCATAGGGATAGCCGATCAGGGTGTTGGTGGTAAAGTCCCAGCCAGGGCGGATGCCCAGGGTGAGATCGCCATTGCTGCGGCTCCACGCTGGTACATCGCCCGGATCTCGATATGGCAGGGTCACTTGCACCAGTTGACGGGTCAGGAATGCTTTTTCATTCTCTGGCACTTCTGGGGTGGATTGGACCGCAGCCGCTGCGTCGAGCAAGCGCAGATGCGATGGTTTAATGGACATGTTTCAATCCTTTTCCAGCTCAGCCTATGGTGACTTAATGGGCTGAGCAAGGAAATCTTAGTCATACAGCAGACTTGGGCACATGTGTTATTGCTCTCATAACAAAATTGTTATACTTTAATCCAGAAATGGTATGCGTGATGTAATTTGGATGGGTGTTAGGCGACAATTACCTTGGCGTCTGGATGACGATTACTTGGCATAAAA
Proteins encoded in this window:
- a CDS encoding replication protein RepA, translated to MSIKPSHLRLLDAAAAVQSTPEVPENEKAFLTRQLVQVTLPYRDPGDVPAWSRSNGDLTLGIRPGWDFTTNTLIGYPYGSIPRLLLFWINTEVLRTKQRTLKLGDSCNDFLRKVGLSPNTGGGKRSDRKRLINQMERLFRAKISFDYRHSNPLAEGKSWVNMDIADSGDIWWNPKQPDQQTLFDSKIELGEKFYEAILAAPIPLDLRILKAIKRSPLALDLYAWATYKTYIASQKKKEQYIPWPALQMQLGGDFGNSRQFKVEIKNSLHKVQTVYPALQFNEVIENNTSKGLVIVPSTPSVRPNPAKR
- a CDS encoding IS630 family transposase (programmed frameshift), whose amino-acid sequence is MPKRYIVRLSKEEREELQNLVSTGKAAAYKIKHANILLNIDINGQNWTDAEAAATFSCHRNTVANLRQRLIEGGLESALARKPRQSAPRPHVCDGESEAKLIALRCSEPPAGHARWTLRLLADKAVELEIVPAICHETVRQVLKKNELKPHLRQQYVIPPEQNADFVAHMEDVLEIYHQPYDSKHPVICMDEKPVQLVKQTRIPLPAKSGQPELVDYEYERNGTANIFLFTEPLAGWRKAVVSERRTSVDWAIEIQRLLEQDYADCETVILVCDNLNIHKLASLYQAFAPSTARRLVERLEIHHTPKHGSWLNIAEIELSALTRQCLDRRIPDRETLEQETSAWFIERNHLQKSVDWQFTTADARIRLKRLYPQIES